In one Chionomys nivalis chromosome 13, mChiNiv1.1, whole genome shotgun sequence genomic region, the following are encoded:
- the LOC130885987 gene encoding F-box/LRR-repeat protein 21, with protein MKRNHFSAVNNAVRSSPVVKQPRRGLCPSFPDAHVLPVLPDWGTLPQHVILHIFQYLPLVDRARASSVCRGWNEVFHVPGLWRNFEFELNRSATSYFKSTHPDLIQQIIRKHAAHLQYVSLKVDSSIESAEAACDILSQLVNCSIQTLGLISTAKPSFMNVPKSHFVSALTVVFVNSKSLSSVKVEDTPVDDPSLKILVANNSDTLRLLKMSSCPHVSSDGILCVADHCQGLRELALNYYILSDELLLALSSETHVNLEHLRIDVVSENPGQVQFHSIKKHSWDALMKHSPGVNVVMYFFLYEEELETFFQEETPVTHVYFGRSVSRAILGRIGVHCPRLVELVVCANSLQPLDNELIGIAEHCQNLTALGLSECEVSCSAFVEFVRLCGRRLTQLSIMEEVLVPDDNYTPDEVHTEVSKHLGRVWFPDVMPIW; from the exons ATGAAGAGGAATCATTTCTCTGCCGTGAATAACGCTGTCCGGTCTTCACCGGTGGTGAAGCAGCCCAGACGTGGGCTTTGCCCTTCTTTCCCCGATGCTCATGTGCTCCCTGTTCTTCCAGACTGGGGGACTCTACCGCAGCACGTGATATTACACATCTTCCAGTATCTCCCCTTAGTAGACCGAGCCCGCGCGTCTTCTGTGTGTAGGGGCTGGAACGAAGTGTTTCACGTTCCTGGTCTCTGGAGGAACTTTGAGTTTGAGCTGAACCGGTCAGCCACTTCCTATTTTAAGTCCACTCATCCCGATCTCATTCAGCAGATCATCAGGAAGCACGCTGCACACCTGCAGTATGTCAGCTTGAAG GTTGATAGTAGTATTGAGTCAGCGGAAGCTGCCTGTGATATTCTTTCTCAGCTGGTAAATTGCTCCATCCAGACCCTGGGGTTGATTTCAACAGCCAAACCAAGCTTTATGAATGTGCCAAAG TCTCATTTTGTGTCAGCACTCACAGTTGTGTTTGTCAACTCAAAGTCGCTATCATCAGTTAAGGTCGAAGATACGCCTGTGGACGATCCCTCACTGAAGATTCTCGTGGCCAACAATAGCGACACTCTGCGCCTCCTAAAAATGAGTAGCTGTCCTCATGTTTCATCTGATG GGATCCTCTGTGTGGCAGACCACTGTCAGGGCCTCCGAGAACTGGCGTTGAATTACTACATTCTGAGCGATGAACTGCTCCTTGCACTGTCAAGTGAGACTCACGTGAACCTCGAACATCTCCGAATAGATGTTGTGAGTGAAAACCCTGGGCAGGTCCAGTTCCACTCTATTAAAAAACACAGTTGGGACGCGCTGATGAAACACTCTCCGGGGGTCAATGTTGTCATGTACTTCTTCTTATATGAAGAGGAGCTTGAGACATTCTTCCAAGAAGAGACCCCCGTCACTCACGTTTACTTTGGGCGTTCAGTGAGCAGGGCCATTCTAGGCCGGATAGGTGTGCACTGCCCACGGCTGGTTGAATTAGTGGTGTGTGCCAATAGCCTTCAGCCCCTGGACAATGAACTTATTGGCATTGCTGAGCACTGTCAAAACCTGACAGCCTTGGGCCTGAGCGAGTGTGAGGTCAGCTGCAGCGCGTTTGTCGAGTTTGTACGACTGTGTGGCCGAAGGCTCACCCAGCTGTCAATCATGGAGGAGGTTCTGGTCCCTGATGACAATTACACCCCAGACGAAGTTCACACTGAAGTCTCTAAGCACCTGGGAAGAGTGTGGTTCCCGGATGTGATGCCTATCTGGTGA